In Sulfurihydrogenibium subterraneum DSM 15120, one genomic interval encodes:
- a CDS encoding TldD/PmbA family protein — protein sequence MKELIREKAPYILTALLADKGEYGEIFFEDLKSLTLNLEDNKIEKVNSGRDTGVGLRLIKNFKTNYGYTSDLTYENLLNLAKTLAKYEGEGKIAVGKSHYIGKTEVLIDPDEFDIKKKKDFLERANEIARSYDERIKQVSVTLRDVKRDILIINSLGEIVEDHQVRVVFFVEAIASDGSSLYRGYEATGGSVGYELFNEDFIDVIDYVATKAAERAVLGLKAKPAPAGSFTVVMSSHAGGTMIHEAVGHGLEADLVNQGLSVYKGKIGQKVASDLVTVIDDGTLKGKNGSFNFDDEGVPAQRKVLIENGILVGYMYDRLTAMKEGKQSTGNGRRDGYKNIPIVRMTNTYIDAGKDNPSDIIKDTKDGIYVVKMGGGQVNTVNGDFVFEIIEGYRVENGEITYPIKGATLIGNGPQALMDIDAVGYDLGWAIGTCGKDGQRAPVSDAQPTVRIKRLTLGGVL from the coding sequence ATGAAAGAGCTTATTAGAGAAAAAGCACCTTACATACTTACAGCGTTATTGGCAGATAAAGGAGAATACGGAGAGATATTCTTTGAGGATTTAAAAAGTTTAACGCTTAACTTAGAAGATAACAAAATAGAAAAAGTAAATAGTGGAAGAGATACTGGAGTAGGTTTAAGACTTATAAAAAACTTTAAGACAAATTATGGTTATACAAGTGATTTAACCTATGAAAATCTGTTGAATTTGGCAAAAACATTGGCTAAATACGAAGGAGAAGGAAAGATAGCAGTAGGAAAAAGCCACTACATAGGTAAAACAGAAGTTTTAATAGACCCTGACGAGTTTGATATAAAAAAGAAAAAAGATTTTTTAGAAAGAGCAAACGAAATAGCAAGGTCTTACGATGAAAGAATAAAACAGGTATCAGTAACTTTAAGAGATGTAAAAAGAGATATTTTAATCATAAACTCTCTTGGAGAAATTGTAGAAGACCACCAAGTAAGAGTAGTATTTTTTGTTGAAGCGATAGCAAGTGATGGATCTTCTTTATACCGTGGTTATGAAGCAACTGGAGGAAGTGTAGGCTACGAACTTTTTAACGAAGACTTTATTGATGTTATAGATTATGTAGCTACAAAAGCAGCTGAAAGAGCTGTCTTAGGATTAAAGGCAAAACCTGCACCAGCTGGAAGTTTTACAGTTGTAATGTCTTCTCACGCTGGCGGGACTATGATTCACGAAGCAGTAGGGCATGGTTTAGAAGCAGACCTTGTAAATCAAGGTTTGTCAGTTTACAAAGGAAAGATAGGACAAAAAGTAGCTTCTGACCTTGTTACAGTTATAGATGATGGAACGTTAAAAGGTAAAAACGGTTCTTTTAATTTTGATGATGAAGGTGTCCCAGCTCAAAGAAAAGTCCTTATAGAAAACGGAATTTTAGTTGGTTATATGTATGACAGATTAACAGCCATGAAAGAAGGTAAACAGTCAACAGGAAACGGAAGAAGGGACGGTTATAAAAACATACCAATTGTCAGAATGACAAACACTTACATAGATGCAGGAAAAGACAACCCATCAGATATTATAAAAGACACAAAAGATGGCATATACGTAGTAAAGATGGGCGGTGGACAAGTAAACACAGTTAACGGAGACTTTGTATTTGAAATAATTGAAGGATACAGAGTAGAAAACGGAGAAATTACTTACCCTATAAAAGGAGCAACTTTAATAGGTAATGGACCTCAAGCTCTTATGGATATTGATGCGGTAGGATATGACTTAGGATGGGCGATTGGAACTTGTGGAAAAGATGGACAGAGAGCTCCTGTAAGTGATGCTCAACCTACAGTTAGGATAAAAAGATTAACTCTTGGTGGTGTGCTTTAA
- the purE gene encoding 5-(carboxyamino)imidazole ribonucleotide mutase, which translates to MIGIIMGSDSDLPVMSKAAEVLDKFGIDYEITIVSAHRTPDRMYTYAKQAEERGIKVIIAGAGGAAHLPGMVASLTHLPVIGVPIKTSSLNGLDSLLSIVQMPAGIPVATVAINNAENAALLAISILATSNPDVAKKLKDYKNSLKEMVESKARKLEELGYKEYLEAMND; encoded by the coding sequence ATGATAGGTATTATTATGGGGAGTGATTCAGACTTGCCTGTGATGAGTAAAGCTGCAGAAGTTTTAGACAAATTTGGCATAGATTACGAGATAACTATAGTATCAGCACATAGAACGCCTGATAGAATGTACACTTACGCAAAACAGGCAGAAGAAAGAGGAATTAAAGTTATAATAGCAGGTGCAGGAGGAGCTGCCCACCTTCCCGGTATGGTGGCATCTTTAACCCATCTTCCTGTGATAGGAGTTCCAATAAAAACATCTTCTTTAAACGGCTTAGATTCTCTTTTATCAATCGTTCAGATGCCTGCTGGAATACCCGTTGCAACAGTAGCAATAAACAACGCAGAAAACGCAGCTCTCTTGGCTATTTCTATACTGGCAACCTCTAATCCTGACGTAGCAAAGAAGTTAAAAGATTACAAAAACTCCCTTAAAGAGATGGTAGAAAGTAAAGCCAGAAAATTAGAAGAATTAGGTTATAAAGAGTACTTAGAAGCGATGAATGATTAA
- a CDS encoding hemolysin family protein: protein MSDFLFYFLLTFFFVLTAGLFAAVESSFFSLDRIKIKKLAEKGNKSAKIVEFLRNHPKELVITFLIGNELANVAATSVVASITINYFGKEYLLFGSFISALLLLSLGDITPKIIGTNYPEKYALTIAKPFYLFYTAITPFRFILLKITEWTLNKFGIQILTEEHKITQEDFKFLIHNASDLKIITEEEKELIDNTFELEEKTVIEIMVPRRDIFAVEKGISIRDLTKLLEDKDYSRIPVYDGDLDNIVGILHLKDIIFLILEGKEEKIDSFIKPALFLPEFTTLLEAMKKFNESKQHLAIVVNEHGTTVGLLTYKDIIESIVGDIPEEFEPVEPAIRQINENTWIVLGKTDVDFLKEELGIELPEDYDYDTVAGFVLDQFKRFPQEGEYFDYKNYRFTVLQMSFNRVEKVQIEKLQNTQWEEEVKTENV, encoded by the coding sequence TTGTCTGATTTTCTGTTTTACTTCTTACTTACATTTTTCTTTGTCCTTACAGCAGGACTTTTTGCAGCTGTTGAATCATCATTTTTCTCTCTTGACAGAATAAAGATAAAAAAATTGGCAGAAAAGGGAAATAAATCAGCCAAGATAGTAGAATTTTTAAGAAACCACCCAAAAGAGTTAGTTATAACGTTTTTAATAGGAAATGAACTGGCAAACGTTGCAGCTACTTCTGTGGTAGCATCAATAACAATCAACTACTTTGGAAAAGAGTATTTACTGTTTGGGTCATTTATAAGTGCTTTACTACTTTTAAGTCTTGGAGATATAACACCTAAGATTATAGGGACAAACTATCCTGAAAAGTATGCTTTAACCATAGCAAAACCATTTTACTTATTTTATACAGCAATAACACCATTTAGATTTATTTTGTTAAAGATAACAGAGTGGACATTAAATAAATTTGGTATTCAAATATTAACAGAAGAACATAAAATTACACAAGAAGATTTTAAATTTTTAATTCACAATGCAAGTGATTTAAAAATCATAACAGAAGAAGAAAAAGAGCTTATAGACAACACTTTTGAACTTGAAGAAAAAACAGTGATAGAGATAATGGTACCAAGAAGAGATATATTTGCTGTTGAAAAAGGTATATCTATAAGAGACTTAACTAAACTTCTTGAAGATAAAGATTACAGCAGAATACCAGTTTATGATGGAGACTTAGATAACATAGTAGGAATACTTCATCTAAAAGATATTATCTTTCTAATATTAGAAGGTAAAGAAGAAAAGATAGATAGCTTTATAAAACCAGCTTTATTTTTACCAGAATTTACAACCCTTTTAGAAGCGATGAAAAAATTTAACGAATCTAAACAGCACCTTGCAATAGTGGTAAACGAACACGGAACAACTGTAGGATTGCTTACTTACAAAGACATAATAGAGTCTATAGTTGGAGATATTCCAGAAGAGTTTGAACCTGTAGAACCAGCCATAAGACAGATAAACGAAAATACCTGGATTGTTCTTGGAAAAACAGATGTAGACTTTTTAAAAGAAGAGCTGGGTATAGAGCTTCCTGAAGATTACGACTACGATACAGTTGCAGGCTTTGTTTTAGACCAGTTTAAAAGATTTCCACAGGAAGGAGAGTACTTTGATTACAAAAACTATAGGTTTACTGTACTTCAAATGTCATTTAACAGAGTAGAAAAAGTGCAGATAGAAAAACTTCAAAATACTCAATGGGAAGAAGAGGTTAAAACAGAAAATGTTTAG
- a CDS encoding hemolysin family protein, whose protein sequence is MFSYIVLIILFVFFEALFSGSEIALFSVNKTKLKYRASEGNKKAEKVYNLLEKYYNQYIYVGLVGTILSITLATSTFVAMLHDMSVIFPILKSKEEIFAEAIVIITLLFGEIIPKSVFQHYADELIYLIVEFLDFFRKVFKPFLWFAEGVNKVVFFLFRLKSKQEKYYTKEELLDLLLQIEYIDELKKKIIGNILIFSERRISEIVIPLSDVVAVADDKKVMEVVPVFKESGYTRIPVYRKRIDQIIGFVRSYDLLFAKPNDPITKYIKGIRYIPEFTSLPNVLKGFKHYRDHIAVVVDERGATIGIITLRDVLEEIVGEIKDDFVKKEKPKLKRQSVDEIVVDGLMEVKELKTLIDIDLPAGNYETVNGMITYILGRMPKKNEVIYIGDYQFEVLKIEKRRVLEVKIKKIKQS, encoded by the coding sequence ATGTTTAGTTATATAGTTCTTATAATTCTTTTTGTGTTTTTTGAAGCTCTATTTTCTGGTAGTGAGATAGCGTTATTTTCCGTAAATAAAACAAAATTAAAGTACAGAGCATCAGAAGGGAACAAAAAGGCAGAAAAAGTCTATAACTTACTTGAAAAATACTATAACCAGTACATTTACGTTGGACTAGTAGGAACAATTTTAAGTATAACCCTTGCTACTTCCACCTTTGTTGCTATGCTACACGATATGTCTGTAATTTTTCCTATCTTAAAAAGTAAAGAAGAAATCTTTGCAGAAGCTATAGTGATTATTACACTTTTATTTGGAGAAATAATACCAAAAAGCGTCTTTCAGCACTATGCAGATGAATTAATTTATTTAATAGTTGAATTTTTAGATTTTTTTAGAAAAGTTTTTAAGCCATTTTTATGGTTTGCAGAAGGAGTTAACAAGGTTGTATTCTTTTTATTCAGATTAAAGTCTAAACAGGAAAAGTATTACACAAAAGAGGAGCTCCTTGACCTTTTACTTCAAATAGAATATATAGATGAACTTAAAAAGAAAATCATAGGAAATATTTTAATATTTAGTGAAAGGAGAATATCAGAGATTGTTATACCTTTGTCTGATGTTGTAGCAGTAGCTGACGATAAAAAAGTTATGGAAGTTGTTCCAGTTTTTAAAGAATCAGGATACACGAGAATTCCAGTTTATAGAAAAAGAATAGATCAGATAATAGGATTTGTAAGGTCTTACGACCTTTTATTTGCAAAACCAAACGACCCAATAACAAAGTACATAAAAGGTATAAGATACATTCCAGAATTTACAAGCCTTCCTAACGTTTTAAAAGGTTTTAAGCACTATAGAGACCACATAGCGGTTGTTGTTGATGAAAGAGGAGCTACCATAGGTATAATAACGCTAAGAGATGTATTAGAAGAGATAGTTGGAGAGATAAAAGATGATTTTGTAAAAAAGGAGAAACCTAAATTAAAAAGACAATCGGTAGATGAAATAGTAGTTGATGGTTTAATGGAAGTAAAAGAGCTAAAGACCCTTATAGATATAGATTTACCAGCAGGAAATTACGAAACGGTAAACGGAATGATAACTTACATCTTAGGAAGAATGCCAAAAAAGAACGAAGTTATATATATCGGAGATTACCAGTTTGAAGTTTTAAAAATAGAAAAAAGAAGAGTTTTAGAAGTGAAGATAAAAAAGATAAAACAGAGTTAA
- a CDS encoding ABC transporter ATP-binding protein has protein sequence MDSSKQLLKAENLTKRYVIKSGLFKKEYFQALSDVSFSVEKNQIVGLVGESGSGKSTIGKIILNLIKADGGKVYLLGKNITNNLSKEDRKKISIIFQDPRTSLNPRFKIIDILEETLIVHKYPKSERKDLVVKAIKDVGLDETFLNRYPHELSGGQRQRVAIARAIILDPFLVVADEPTSALDVSVQLQIIELIKRLKEEKGISFIFISHDLNVVGHIADYIVVLYKGKVMEKGSKEDVIKNPLHPYTKLLLESLPPAHPKYRKPFIHIKEDTGYQEGCEFIGRCPIATDVCKQKPTYKTVDNREVYCHFV, from the coding sequence ATGGATAGTAGTAAGCAGCTGCTGAAGGCTGAAAATTTAACTAAAAGATATGTAATTAAAAGTGGTTTATTTAAAAAAGAGTATTTTCAAGCTCTATCTGATGTAAGTTTTTCTGTGGAAAAAAATCAGATAGTAGGGTTGGTTGGAGAATCAGGAAGTGGTAAATCTACGATAGGGAAAATTATCTTAAATCTTATAAAAGCAGACGGTGGTAAAGTTTACCTCCTTGGTAAAAATATTACAAATAACCTTTCAAAAGAAGATAGGAAAAAAATCTCAATTATATTCCAAGACCCAAGAACTTCTTTAAACCCAAGATTTAAAATAATAGACATTTTAGAAGAAACTCTAATAGTTCATAAATACCCAAAATCAGAAAGAAAAGATTTAGTAGTAAAGGCAATAAAAGATGTTGGTCTTGATGAGACGTTTTTAAATAGATACCCTCACGAGCTATCAGGAGGTCAAAGACAGAGAGTAGCTATAGCAAGAGCTATCATCTTAGACCCTTTTTTAGTGGTTGCAGATGAACCTACTTCCGCCCTAGATGTAAGCGTTCAGCTTCAGATTATAGAACTTATAAAACGCTTAAAAGAAGAAAAAGGTATAAGTTTTATCTTCATATCCCACGATTTAAACGTTGTTGGACACATTGCAGATTATATAGTCGTTTTATACAAAGGAAAAGTAATGGAAAAAGGAAGTAAAGAAGATGTAATAAAAAATCCTCTACATCCATATACAAAACTACTACTTGAAAGTCTTCCTCCTGCTCACCCTAAATATAGAAAACCTTTTATTCACATAAAAGAAGACACAGGCTATCAGGAAGGTTGTGAGTTTATAGGAAGATGTCCTATTGCTACAGATGTATGTAAACAAAAACCAACATATAAAACGGTAGATAATCGGGAGGTTTACTGCCATTTTGTCTGA
- a CDS encoding proline--tRNA ligase has protein sequence MLASRYFMPTLKENPSEAQVPSHIYLIRGGFIRSLAAGIYEYLPLGFRVLKKIENVIRKRMDEAGALEVLLPILTPAELWKETGRWDVYGKELFRLKDRKDADFALGPTHEETITDLVRKNVRSYKDLPLNFYQIQTKFRDEARPRYGLIRGREFIMKDGYSFDISEEDAVKTYEVMKQTYHRIFQDLKLDYLMVEADVGAIGGKFSHEFVVKVPSGEAHIVYCENCGYAANVEAAKFHHHKLPVEDLKPLEKVHTPNVSSVEDVAKFLNLPVEKVVKTLIYKADDRFVAVLIRGDREVNETKLANVLKALDVRPASSEELKDLGIVEGFVGPIGLNLPLYADYSINELYNFVIGANEKDYHYINANIGRDFKVENFYDLATAKEKDPCPVCKNLLKETTGLEVGHIFLLGTKYSQAMKAYFTDKDGKEKPIVMGCYGIGVSRLIAAIVEQYHDDKGIIWPDVVAPFNLHILVLNVKDEKSLKAGFEIYEKAKKLGLDVLLDERDISPGAKFKDADLIGIPHRIVIGKALNEGKIEYQKREKLDEKQLIDLDSIEDLFKIWSN, from the coding sequence ATGTTAGCAAGTAGATACTTTATGCCAACTCTAAAAGAAAATCCATCAGAAGCACAAGTACCATCTCATATATATCTAATAAGAGGCGGATTTATAAGAAGTTTAGCAGCTGGAATATACGAATACTTACCACTTGGTTTTAGAGTTTTAAAAAAGATAGAAAATGTAATAAGAAAAAGAATGGACGAAGCGGGAGCTTTAGAAGTTCTTTTACCTATATTAACTCCTGCTGAACTTTGGAAAGAGACTGGTAGATGGGACGTTTACGGAAAAGAGCTTTTTAGATTAAAAGATAGAAAAGATGCAGATTTTGCACTTGGTCCAACCCACGAAGAGACAATAACAGATTTGGTAAGAAAAAACGTAAGGTCTTACAAAGACTTGCCTCTTAACTTTTACCAGATTCAAACTAAGTTTAGAGATGAAGCAAGACCAAGGTACGGACTTATAAGGGGAAGAGAGTTTATAATGAAAGATGGATACTCCTTTGATATATCAGAAGAAGATGCAGTAAAAACCTACGAAGTTATGAAACAGACTTATCATAGAATATTCCAAGACTTAAAGTTAGACTATCTTATGGTTGAGGCTGACGTAGGAGCTATAGGAGGAAAATTTTCTCACGAATTTGTTGTAAAAGTTCCTTCTGGAGAGGCACATATAGTATACTGTGAAAATTGTGGATACGCCGCAAACGTAGAAGCTGCAAAATTCCACCACCATAAATTACCTGTTGAAGATTTAAAACCTTTAGAAAAAGTCCACACACCTAACGTATCATCTGTAGAAGATGTAGCAAAATTTTTAAATTTACCAGTGGAGAAAGTAGTAAAAACTTTAATATACAAAGCTGATGATAGATTTGTTGCAGTATTAATAAGGGGAGACAGGGAAGTTAACGAAACAAAACTTGCCAACGTATTAAAAGCCTTAGATGTAAGACCTGCCTCTTCAGAAGAGTTAAAAGACCTTGGAATAGTAGAAGGTTTTGTAGGACCTATAGGTTTAAACCTTCCTTTGTATGCAGATTACTCTATAAATGAGCTGTACAACTTTGTTATAGGGGCAAACGAAAAAGATTATCACTACATAAACGCAAATATAGGAAGAGACTTTAAGGTAGAAAACTTTTACGATTTAGCAACTGCAAAAGAAAAAGACCCTTGTCCTGTTTGTAAAAATCTTTTAAAAGAAACAACTGGACTTGAAGTAGGACATATATTTTTACTTGGAACTAAGTACTCTCAAGCTATGAAAGCCTACTTTACAGACAAGGATGGAAAAGAAAAACCAATAGTTATGGGTTGCTACGGAATAGGTGTGAGCCGTTTAATCGCTGCAATAGTAGAGCAGTATCATGACGATAAAGGTATAATATGGCCTGATGTAGTCGCACCTTTTAACCTTCATATACTTGTTTTAAATGTTAAAGATGAAAAAAGTTTAAAAGCAGGATTTGAGATATACGAAAAAGCTAAAAAGTTAGGTTTAGACGTTTTACTTGACGAAAGGGATATATCACCAGGTGCAAAGTTTAAAGATGCAGACCTTATAGGAATACCCCACAGAATAGTTATAGGAAAGGCTTTAAACGAAGGAAAGATTGAGTATCAAAAAAGAGAAAAGTTGGACGAAAAACAATTGATAGATTTAGATTCAATTGAGGATTTATTTAAAATATGGTCGAATTAG
- a CDS encoding 5-(carboxyamino)imidazole ribonucleotide synthase translates to MVLKDFRLKPTDFTIGILGGGQLAKMTAVEARKLGLNVICLDPHENAPASMVSQQIVGSVNDKEKLHKLNALSDVITYEIEHINTDILKDALPQDKVFPSIQVLETLQDKYKQRSFFQKFNIPMPKFKEIKSIQELKECIPCVQKAKVGGYDGRGVVVLKKEEDLEKAINQPSYVEEIVDIEKELAVIVVRNTDGDVKVYPVVEMVFNPDGNLLDYLISPADIDEFTFKEAQNIAIAAVESLNGVGVFGVELFLDKKGKVLLNEVAPRTHNSGHYTIESCETSQFEQLVRVLTNLPLGSTYQYLPASTINILGEFGYKGKPIYENLDKVLSIDGVYVHIYGKKETFPLRKMGHITILDSNRDRLLEKTIKVKNLIKVKGEVEI, encoded by the coding sequence ATGGTACTAAAGGATTTTAGACTTAAACCAACTGACTTTACAATTGGAATTTTAGGTGGCGGTCAGCTTGCAAAGATGACAGCCGTTGAGGCAAGAAAACTGGGTTTAAATGTAATCTGTTTAGACCCGCACGAAAATGCCCCTGCTTCTATGGTAAGTCAGCAGATAGTAGGAAGTGTAAACGATAAAGAGAAACTTCACAAGTTAAATGCTTTATCTGACGTAATAACTTACGAAATTGAGCATATTAACACAGATATCTTAAAAGATGCTCTACCACAGGATAAAGTTTTTCCTTCTATACAGGTATTAGAAACTCTGCAGGATAAATACAAACAAAGAAGCTTTTTCCAAAAATTTAACATTCCTATGCCAAAGTTTAAAGAAATTAAATCAATTCAAGAGTTAAAAGAATGTATCCCCTGCGTCCAGAAGGCAAAAGTGGGAGGATACGACGGAAGAGGTGTTGTAGTTTTAAAAAAAGAAGAAGATTTAGAAAAAGCTATAAATCAGCCTTCTTATGTTGAAGAGATTGTTGATATAGAAAAAGAGCTTGCGGTTATAGTTGTAAGGAATACAGATGGTGATGTAAAAGTATATCCTGTTGTTGAGATGGTTTTTAATCCTGATGGAAACCTTTTAGACTACCTTATATCTCCAGCTGATATAGATGAGTTTACTTTTAAAGAAGCGCAGAACATAGCTATAGCCGCAGTTGAGTCGTTAAACGGCGTAGGCGTTTTCGGAGTCGAGCTATTTTTAGATAAGAAAGGAAAGGTTTTATTAAACGAGGTAGCTCCCAGAACCCACAACTCTGGACATTACACTATAGAAAGCTGTGAAACAAGCCAGTTTGAACAACTTGTAAGAGTTTTAACAAACCTTCCTTTAGGCTCTACCTATCAGTATTTACCAGCTTCCACTATTAACATTTTAGGAGAGTTTGGATACAAAGGAAAACCTATCTATGAAAACCTTGATAAAGTTTTATCTATAGATGGTGTTTACGTTCACATATACGGCAAAAAAGAAACGTTTCCCCTGAGAAAAATGGGACACATAACAATTTTGGACTCTAACAGAGACAGATTATTAGAAAAAACAATAAAAGTCAAAAACTTAATAAAAGTAAAAGGTGAGGTTGAAATATGA
- a CDS encoding GAF domain-containing protein — translation MVELENFLEKIIDYENLEDFIKDITEKTRRILGAERCTLFLYYPEDESLRSIVFHADMEKMIDISLNEKSIAGYVFKNNVMVNIKDVNNKEELKLIDKDISYHDCWANINTTPTKSMLVIPVIFKNEVIGVLSIVNKFPQFTKEDEKTGSELGKLIGYILKNFLKKLELINLNNINETIISSINEGVILTDSKDRIVKVNYKFLEMIGFRYSYEQLIDKRIYDVLPLLESHKEKIELAKNKRISQDVTVGIIRIKVIPIFINHIMNNLLKNLVYIVEY, via the coding sequence ATGGTCGAATTAGAAAATTTTTTAGAAAAAATAATAGATTATGAAAATTTAGAGGATTTTATTAAAGATATAACAGAAAAAACAAGAAGAATTTTAGGCGCAGAGAGATGTACTTTATTTCTATATTATCCTGAAGATGAAAGTTTAAGAAGTATTGTTTTCCATGCAGATATGGAAAAAATGATTGATATCTCATTAAATGAGAAAAGTATAGCTGGATACGTTTTCAAAAATAATGTTATGGTTAATATTAAGGATGTCAACAATAAAGAAGAACTTAAATTAATAGATAAGGATATTTCTTATCATGATTGTTGGGCAAATATAAATACTACACCAACCAAAAGCATGCTTGTAATACCAGTAATATTTAAAAATGAAGTTATTGGTGTTCTATCCATTGTTAACAAATTTCCACAATTTACAAAGGAAGACGAGAAAACGGGTTCAGAGCTTGGAAAGTTGATTGGATATATTTTAAAAAACTTTTTGAAAAAGTTAGAGTTGATAAATTTAAATAATATAAATGAAACTATCATTTCTTCAATCAACGAAGGTGTAATTCTTACAGATTCTAAAGATAGAATTGTGAAAGTAAACTACAAGTTTCTTGAGATGATTGGTTTTAGATACAGTTATGAACAACTAATAGATAAAAGAATATATGATGTTTTACCTTTATTAGAATCTCACAAAGAAAAAATAGAGCTTGCTAAAAATAAAAGAATTTCACAAGATGTTACAGTTGGAATAATTAGAATTAAAGTAATACCAATTTTTATAAATCATATTATGAACAATCTTTTAAAAAACTTAGTATACATAGTAGAGTACTAA
- a CDS encoding GspE/PulE family protein, which yields MGYIIRKKKSTVNFTDLITERLGISIDELKQLQELASEKKKSVLEILIERGYSEEEIAKIKAEYFGYTYDKLTNYIPEEYLVNLFDKNYLKNRLILPISLKNDVLVIAMAEPSDVLSLNEIIEKLNKEGYKIGELSVIVTTKNQILEKIDSIYEEKEKISKILHTLNSVTESTVFKDFKAELEKVTETSSPIIALANQIIEDAVKRGASDIHIQPTELNLRIRFRVDGDLTDYLVLPKYLSDAIVSRYKIMADMKIDEKRVPQDSRINYNFYNPAYNIDLRVSTIPTVYGEDLVMRILDKSNVILDLDKLGFSEEYLNLYRETIRKPYGIILHVGPTGSGKTTTLYSALKEIDTPDVKILTVEDPVEYQLGGSIVQTNINPSAGYTFARAIRSFLRHDPDIILVGEIRDVETAKTAIEASLTGHLVFSTLHTNDAVSTITRLEEMGIETYLLADSLLLICAQRLVKRICKNCKEEYKPSKKERIIIENSGLEINENTKIFRGIGCQVCNFTGYKGRTGIHELLKVDENVKSMIIEEASTETIKKYALEHGMKTLRQDGILKVLQGITTVEEVIKNTLE from the coding sequence ATGGGATATATAATAAGAAAGAAAAAATCTACTGTAAACTTTACAGACTTGATTACAGAAAGACTTGGCATATCTATAGATGAGTTAAAACAGCTTCAAGAATTAGCATCTGAAAAAAAGAAAAGTGTACTTGAAATTCTTATTGAAAGAGGATATTCCGAAGAAGAAATTGCAAAAATAAAAGCTGAGTATTTCGGTTATACATACGATAAACTTACAAACTATATACCTGAAGAATATTTAGTAAATCTCTTTGATAAAAATTATTTAAAAAACAGATTAATTTTGCCAATAAGTCTAAAAAACGATGTTTTAGTTATAGCTATGGCTGAACCATCGGATGTTCTAAGTTTAAATGAGATAATAGAAAAATTAAATAAGGAAGGTTATAAAATTGGGGAATTATCTGTTATTGTTACAACGAAAAATCAAATTTTAGAAAAAATAGATTCTATCTATGAAGAAAAAGAAAAGATTTCAAAGATATTGCACACTTTAAATAGTGTAACAGAAAGTACAGTATTTAAAGATTTTAAGGCAGAGTTAGAAAAGGTTACAGAAACGAGCTCTCCTATAATTGCCCTTGCAAACCAAATAATAGAAGATGCTGTAAAAAGAGGTGCAAGTGATATTCACATTCAACCAACAGAATTAAACTTAAGAATAAGGTTCAGAGTGGATGGAGATTTGACAGACTATCTTGTTCTACCTAAATATTTGAGTGATGCCATTGTATCAAGGTATAAGATTATGGCAGATATGAAAATAGACGAAAAAAGAGTTCCTCAAGATTCTAGGATAAATTATAATTTTTACAATCCTGCATACAATATAGATTTAAGAGTATCAACTATACCAACTGTTTATGGTGAAGATCTTGTAATGAGAATATTGGATAAAAGTAATGTTATTTTAGATTTAGATAAACTCGGATTTTCAGAAGAATACTTAAATTTATACAGAGAAACAATAAGAAAACCTTATGGAATAATACTTCATGTAGGACCAACTGGTTCTGGAAAAACAACAACTCTTTATTCTGCATTGAAAGAGATAGATACTCCGGATGTAAAAATACTAACAGTTGAAGACCCTGTTGAATATCAGTTAGGAGGTTCTATAGTTCAAACAAACATAAATCCCTCTGCAGGTTATACATTTGCAAGAGCAATAAGATCTTTTTTAAGACACGATCCGGATATTATTCTTGTTGGAGAAATTAGGGATGTTGAAACAGCAAAGACAGCTATAGAAGCATCTTTAACAGGTCACCTTGTTTTCTCAACACTTCATACAAACGATGCTGTAAGTACCATAACAAGACTTGAAGAAATGGGAATAGAGACATATCTTTTAGCAGATTCTTTACTTTTAATCTGTGCCCAAAGATTAGTAAAAAGAATATGTAAAAATTGTAAGGAGGAATATAAACCTTCAAAAAAAGAAAGAATAATAATTGAAAATTCAGGTCTAGAGATAAATGAAAACACAAAAATATTTAGAGGAATCGGATGCCAAGTTTGCAATTTTACAGGCTATAAAGGAAGAACTGGAATACATGAACTTTTAAAAGTTGATGAAAATGTAAAATCTATGATTATAGAAGAAGCATCTACAGAAACAATTAAAAAATACGCTCTAGAACACGGAATGAAAACATTAAGGCAAGATGGTATATTAAAAGTTCTACAAGGAATAACTACAGTTGAAGAAGTTATAAAAAATACTTTAGAATAG